A window of Citrus sinensis cultivar Valencia sweet orange chromosome 7, DVS_A1.0, whole genome shotgun sequence contains these coding sequences:
- the LOC112498144 gene encoding uncharacterized protein LOC112498144 — protein sequence MSKGKEKVVEVDDDELDFLPSLLANPAFDPEVPLEPVRPSVRTSARSMSPQTTSTSGSNGEDGSSDSEDTLSEGRGDDSGEASPSGAPRPEGRSTIGGRALSRDYAIDYMTCTTTFDELEDLRLRYSIPGEIPLKVPGKKDAPSRPPRGYVTLYLDSFKYGLRCPLQPYFARILNGLNLAPGQLNPNGWRVLSVSWGVHFPLRPGPLKRVEAVLVNSCSSRELISTYNLLESRLILPGHRMEDAVIGALTRKRSRPPTTKRDESKDAPTAKRANIVQQAPHLKILPPAPVEVGEASGVATDPATSSPPVGPRPRLPDSRAEHLVPYLNELTKSVSKRDLEAFDGRTLGELVGAMQHSAFHLSCMTTYYKAKVGRYDRKMKEDIQSATNRADVAEKKAGELNLENLKLIEQESLAQAKAITLEEEFTKVKEDLQRQKAMYEAQLESLRDSHRA from the exons ATGTCGAAAGGCAAAGAGAAGGTCGTTGAGGTTGATGACGACGAGTTGGACTTCCTGCCTAGTCTGCTCGCCAATCCCGCCTTTGACCCCGAGGTCCCCTTAGAGCCTGTTAGGCCTAGTGTCAGGACTAGTGCTAGGAGCATGTCTCCCCAAACGACCTCTACAAGCGGGAGTAATGGTGAGGATGGATCTTCTGACTCCGAGGATACTTTGAGTGAGGGTCGAGGAGATGATTCTGGTGAGGCGTCCCCATCGGGGGCGCCGCGACCAGAAGGGAGGAGCACAATAGGAGGTAGAGCCCTATCGCGGGATTATGCTATTGATTACATGACATGCACGACCACGTTTGACGAGCTCGAGGACCTCCGGCTGAGGTATAGCATTCCTGGCGAGATACCTCTCAAGGTCCCGGGAAAGAAGGATGCTCCCAGCCGGCCTCCTAGGGGATATGTTACCCTGTATCTGGACAGCTTTAAGTACGGGCTGAGGTGTCCCTTGCAACCTTACTTTGCCCGGATACTTAACGGGCTAAATCTAGCTCCTGGTCAGCTGAATCCCAACGGGTGGAGAGTgctctctg TTTCTTGGGGCGTTCATTTCCCACTCCGACCCGGCCCGCTCAAACGGGTTGAGGCTGTGCTAGTCAATTCCTGCTCGAGCCGGGAACTGATATCCACATACAACTTGCTCGAGTCTCGCTTGATACTTCCTGGCCATAGGATGGAGGATGCTGTGATTGGGGCTCTGACCCGAAAACGTTCTCGACCTCCGACCACGAAGAGGGACGAGAGTAAGGATGCCCCTACCGCGAAGCGGGCCAACATCGTGCAGCAGGCCCCACACTTGAAGATTTTACCTCCGGCTCCTGTAGAAGTCGGGGAAGCTAGTGGAGTAGCCACAGATCCTGCTACCTCTTCTCCTCCTGTCGGGCCTCGACCTCGCTTACCGGACAGCCGAGCAGAACATCTGGTCCCTTACCTCAATGAGTTAACTAAATCCGTGAGCAAGAGGGACCTGGAGGCCTTTGACGGCCGCACCTTGGGTGAGCTGGTGGGGGCCATGCAGCATAGCGCTTTCCACCTCAGCTGCATGACCACCTATTACAAGGCTAAGGTTGGCCGCTACGAccggaagatgaaggaggatATCCAATCGGCGACGAACAGAGCTGACGTTGCCGAGAAGAAAGCAGGGGAGCTGAATCTCGAGAATCTGAAGCTGATAGAGCAAGAATCacttgctcaagcaaaagccattacCCTCGAGGAGGAGTTTACCAAGGTCAAGGAAGATCTGCAAAGGCAGAAGGCTATGTATGAGGCTCAGCTCGAGTCTCTCCGTGACTCCCACCGAGCTTAG
- the LOC102614477 gene encoding uncharacterized protein LOC102614477 isoform X1, translated as MIPTIVSGLIYSKYQRAVREVVPPKLRKLWKDWDIRVAVLLSLTLQILVIILGSRRKHTRRLLVRIVVWSAYLAADAVATFALGTLSNNLTDLYDDKTKSQDPNTELMAFWAPFLLLHMGGPDTITAYSLEDNELWLRHFLGLIMQTAIALYVFLMAWTGSRLSILAILMIVAGFIKYGERTWALRSASSDKLRESTFINRVSESQLSDDFKSELVRRSEEGYIVGEDRFIEVPLPIDLSIINEHSDISEEGKLLTAHGLQELTKRLFVDSVLTSKDRDTTRTVFRNMSSENAFQVIEMGLGFMYDYFYTKASLLNTPWGVALRIVTSFITCLSLALFTLLVDRKKYSTVDISTTWTLLVVAVILEIYSALLLLSSDRFIIWLSMHKREIQITSSSTTLLQLGTTNSFISSLFRRPRWSHRMYQLSLQTLFFNEKPLPFLDILKLLNTEHKMLEKLWYLSDDLQVSKDLKKLIFRYFKEKVAEEKSAKFRESSKSFSSRYFVIFPTAKGEVFNDKYFHVAPNFQEYFGNSIFFWHCFTEASYCIDRRDIEKLNVSQYCGLIMQISRYMLYLLLLHPSMLPVDGIDPMSFQKTVDMYRYQLGRYDVRLEIEQEIRMEVQEETRMEVLEEMRSEIVEELRSEVLKRIRAEALDEILAKFKGKEYGAELKAKLEAEYEAKFKAKNEAEFEAKLQAKIQALFQQRFDAKCEREFEKRFEAKIQAKIEAETEASKRASIIASEIILAERPFDYSLKLFAEGFVTAKNIKSEGEMALIEKWNTLGCTWLELLAHAARKCKGREHGQQLRRGGQFLTHAWLLMAFFGLTDHYQVSEPREIAGLIAK; from the exons ATGATTCCGACAA TAGTTAGCGGTTTGATATATTCCAAGTATCAGAGGGCAGTAAGAGAGGTAGTTCCTCCAAAGCTGAGGAAACTATGGAAAGATTGGGATATTCGAGTGGCGGTTCTACTTAGCCTCACCCTGCAAATACTAGTAATCATTCTGGGTTCTCGCAGAAAGCACACTCGCAGGCTTTTAGTCAGAATTGTCGTATGGTCTGCCTACTTAGCTGCAGATGCCGTAGCAACTTTTGCCCTTGGTACACTTTCAAATAACCTCACAGATTTATATGACGACAAGACTAAATCTCAGGATCCAAACACTGAACTAATGGCATTCTGGGCaccatttcttcttcttcacatGGGCGGCCCGGACACCATTACTGCTTATTCCTTGGAAGATAATGAGCTGTGGTTGAGGCACTTTCTTGGACTGATTATGCAGACAGCGATTGCACTTTATGTCTTCTTAATGGCTTGGACAGGTTCCCGGCTTTCAATCCTAGCCATTCTAATGATTGTGGCAGGGTTTATCAAGTATGGAGAACGGACGTGGGCACTTCGATCAGCAAGTAGTGACAAACTTAGAGAGTCCACTTTCATTAATCGAGTTTCTGAATCCCAGCTCAGTGATGATTTCAAGAGTGAATTGGTTCGCAGGTCTGAAGAGGGATACATTGTGGGCGAGGACAGGTTCATTGAGGTTCCGTTACCAATTGATCTCTCAATCATCAATGAACATTCCGACATTTCTGAGGAAGGTAAATTGCTTACAGCGCATGGTTTACAAGAACTGACTAAGCGTCTTTTTGTAGATTCAGTACTCACCTCCAAAGATAGAGATACCACCCGAACAGTCTTCAGGAATATGTCTTCTGAAAATGCCTTCCAAGTTATTGAAATGGGTCTGGGGTTTatgtatgattatttttataccaAGGCTTCGCTACTCAATACTCCTTGGGGAGTTGCCCTGCGCATTGTCACTTCCTTTATCACTTGTTTATCATTGGCCCTATTCACTTTACTAGTTGACAGAAAAAAGTACTCAACTGTTGATATTTCAACAACATGGACACTGTTAGTAGTAGCTGTTATTCTAGAGATATACTCTGCTCTACTACTCCTTTCCTCTGATCGGTTTATCATTTGGTTGAGTATGCACAAGAGGGAAATTCAAATTACTTCCAGTTCCACCACCTTATTGCAATTAGGCACTACTAATTCCTTTATTAGTTCATTATTTCGGAGGCCTAGGTGGTCACATAGGATGTATCAGTTGAGTCTGCAAACCTTGTTCTTCAATGAGAAACCCCTTCCTTTCCTTGATATCCTAAAGCTGTTAAACACTGAGCATAAAATGCTGGAAAAGCTATGGTATTTATCTGACGATCTTCAAGTCTCcaaagatttgaaaaaattgatcttCCGCTACTTCAAGGAGAAAGTCGCTGAAGAGAAGTCAGCAAAGTTCCGAGAAAGCAGCAAGAGTTTTAGTAGCAggtattttgttatatttccTACTGCCAAAGGAGAAGTTTTTAATGATAAGTATTTTCATGTAGCTCCGAATTTTCAAGAATACTTTGGAAACAGCATTTTCTTCTGGCATTGTTTTACAGAAGCTTCTTACTGCATAGATCGAAGGGACATTGAAAAGCTAAATGTTTCACAGTACTGTGGATTAATCATGCAAATTTCTAGATACATGTTGTATTTGTTACTCCTGCATCCTTCTATGTTGCCAGTTGACGGAATTGATCCAATGAGCTTTCAGAAAACAGTTGACATGTATCGATATCAGTTAGGTCGTTATGATGTAAGATTGGAAATTGAACAAGAAATAAGAATGGAAGTTCAAGAAGAAACGAGAATGGAAGTTCTAGAAGAAATGAGGTCAGAAATTGTAGAAGAACTGAGATCCGAGGTTCTGAAAAGAATAAGAGCGGAAGCTCTGGACGaaattttagcaaaatttAAGGGGAAGGAATATGGTGCAGAACTTAAAGCGAAGCTTGAAGCAGAATACGAAGCAAAATTCAAAGCGAAAAACGAAGCAGAATTTGAAGCAAAACTTCAAGCAAAAATTCAAGCACTATTTCAACAAAGATTTGATGCAAAATGTGAACgggaatttgaaaaaagattcGAAGCGAAAATTCAAGCCAAAATTGAAGCAGAAACTGAAGCATCTAAGAGAGCATCAATTATAGCATCTGAAATAATATTGGCTGAGAGACCATTTGATTATAGTTTAAAATTGTTCGCGGAAGGATTTGTGActgcaaaaaatataaaaagtgaAGGAGAAATG GCTTTGATAGAGAAATGGAACACATTGGGATGCACTTGGTTGGAACTGTTGGCGCATGCAGCAAGAAAGTGTAAAGGGAGGGAGCACGGTCAACAGCTGAGGCGTGGTGGACAATTTCTCACACATGCATGGCTTCTCATGGCCTTTTTTGGCTTAACCGATCACTATCAGGTTTCGGAACCAAGAGAAATTGCCGGCCTCATTGCCAAATGA
- the LOC102614477 gene encoding uncharacterized protein LOC102614477 isoform X2, producing the protein MIPTISGLIYSKYQRAVREVVPPKLRKLWKDWDIRVAVLLSLTLQILVIILGSRRKHTRRLLVRIVVWSAYLAADAVATFALGTLSNNLTDLYDDKTKSQDPNTELMAFWAPFLLLHMGGPDTITAYSLEDNELWLRHFLGLIMQTAIALYVFLMAWTGSRLSILAILMIVAGFIKYGERTWALRSASSDKLRESTFINRVSESQLSDDFKSELVRRSEEGYIVGEDRFIEVPLPIDLSIINEHSDISEEGKLLTAHGLQELTKRLFVDSVLTSKDRDTTRTVFRNMSSENAFQVIEMGLGFMYDYFYTKASLLNTPWGVALRIVTSFITCLSLALFTLLVDRKKYSTVDISTTWTLLVVAVILEIYSALLLLSSDRFIIWLSMHKREIQITSSSTTLLQLGTTNSFISSLFRRPRWSHRMYQLSLQTLFFNEKPLPFLDILKLLNTEHKMLEKLWYLSDDLQVSKDLKKLIFRYFKEKVAEEKSAKFRESSKSFSSRYFVIFPTAKGEVFNDKYFHVAPNFQEYFGNSIFFWHCFTEASYCIDRRDIEKLNVSQYCGLIMQISRYMLYLLLLHPSMLPVDGIDPMSFQKTVDMYRYQLGRYDVRLEIEQEIRMEVQEETRMEVLEEMRSEIVEELRSEVLKRIRAEALDEILAKFKGKEYGAELKAKLEAEYEAKFKAKNEAEFEAKLQAKIQALFQQRFDAKCEREFEKRFEAKIQAKIEAETEASKRASIIASEIILAERPFDYSLKLFAEGFVTAKNIKSEGEMALIEKWNTLGCTWLELLAHAARKCKGREHGQQLRRGGQFLTHAWLLMAFFGLTDHYQVSEPREIAGLIAK; encoded by the exons ATGATTCCGACAA TTAGCGGTTTGATATATTCCAAGTATCAGAGGGCAGTAAGAGAGGTAGTTCCTCCAAAGCTGAGGAAACTATGGAAAGATTGGGATATTCGAGTGGCGGTTCTACTTAGCCTCACCCTGCAAATACTAGTAATCATTCTGGGTTCTCGCAGAAAGCACACTCGCAGGCTTTTAGTCAGAATTGTCGTATGGTCTGCCTACTTAGCTGCAGATGCCGTAGCAACTTTTGCCCTTGGTACACTTTCAAATAACCTCACAGATTTATATGACGACAAGACTAAATCTCAGGATCCAAACACTGAACTAATGGCATTCTGGGCaccatttcttcttcttcacatGGGCGGCCCGGACACCATTACTGCTTATTCCTTGGAAGATAATGAGCTGTGGTTGAGGCACTTTCTTGGACTGATTATGCAGACAGCGATTGCACTTTATGTCTTCTTAATGGCTTGGACAGGTTCCCGGCTTTCAATCCTAGCCATTCTAATGATTGTGGCAGGGTTTATCAAGTATGGAGAACGGACGTGGGCACTTCGATCAGCAAGTAGTGACAAACTTAGAGAGTCCACTTTCATTAATCGAGTTTCTGAATCCCAGCTCAGTGATGATTTCAAGAGTGAATTGGTTCGCAGGTCTGAAGAGGGATACATTGTGGGCGAGGACAGGTTCATTGAGGTTCCGTTACCAATTGATCTCTCAATCATCAATGAACATTCCGACATTTCTGAGGAAGGTAAATTGCTTACAGCGCATGGTTTACAAGAACTGACTAAGCGTCTTTTTGTAGATTCAGTACTCACCTCCAAAGATAGAGATACCACCCGAACAGTCTTCAGGAATATGTCTTCTGAAAATGCCTTCCAAGTTATTGAAATGGGTCTGGGGTTTatgtatgattatttttataccaAGGCTTCGCTACTCAATACTCCTTGGGGAGTTGCCCTGCGCATTGTCACTTCCTTTATCACTTGTTTATCATTGGCCCTATTCACTTTACTAGTTGACAGAAAAAAGTACTCAACTGTTGATATTTCAACAACATGGACACTGTTAGTAGTAGCTGTTATTCTAGAGATATACTCTGCTCTACTACTCCTTTCCTCTGATCGGTTTATCATTTGGTTGAGTATGCACAAGAGGGAAATTCAAATTACTTCCAGTTCCACCACCTTATTGCAATTAGGCACTACTAATTCCTTTATTAGTTCATTATTTCGGAGGCCTAGGTGGTCACATAGGATGTATCAGTTGAGTCTGCAAACCTTGTTCTTCAATGAGAAACCCCTTCCTTTCCTTGATATCCTAAAGCTGTTAAACACTGAGCATAAAATGCTGGAAAAGCTATGGTATTTATCTGACGATCTTCAAGTCTCcaaagatttgaaaaaattgatcttCCGCTACTTCAAGGAGAAAGTCGCTGAAGAGAAGTCAGCAAAGTTCCGAGAAAGCAGCAAGAGTTTTAGTAGCAggtattttgttatatttccTACTGCCAAAGGAGAAGTTTTTAATGATAAGTATTTTCATGTAGCTCCGAATTTTCAAGAATACTTTGGAAACAGCATTTTCTTCTGGCATTGTTTTACAGAAGCTTCTTACTGCATAGATCGAAGGGACATTGAAAAGCTAAATGTTTCACAGTACTGTGGATTAATCATGCAAATTTCTAGATACATGTTGTATTTGTTACTCCTGCATCCTTCTATGTTGCCAGTTGACGGAATTGATCCAATGAGCTTTCAGAAAACAGTTGACATGTATCGATATCAGTTAGGTCGTTATGATGTAAGATTGGAAATTGAACAAGAAATAAGAATGGAAGTTCAAGAAGAAACGAGAATGGAAGTTCTAGAAGAAATGAGGTCAGAAATTGTAGAAGAACTGAGATCCGAGGTTCTGAAAAGAATAAGAGCGGAAGCTCTGGACGaaattttagcaaaatttAAGGGGAAGGAATATGGTGCAGAACTTAAAGCGAAGCTTGAAGCAGAATACGAAGCAAAATTCAAAGCGAAAAACGAAGCAGAATTTGAAGCAAAACTTCAAGCAAAAATTCAAGCACTATTTCAACAAAGATTTGATGCAAAATGTGAACgggaatttgaaaaaagattcGAAGCGAAAATTCAAGCCAAAATTGAAGCAGAAACTGAAGCATCTAAGAGAGCATCAATTATAGCATCTGAAATAATATTGGCTGAGAGACCATTTGATTATAGTTTAAAATTGTTCGCGGAAGGATTTGTGActgcaaaaaatataaaaagtgaAGGAGAAATG GCTTTGATAGAGAAATGGAACACATTGGGATGCACTTGGTTGGAACTGTTGGCGCATGCAGCAAGAAAGTGTAAAGGGAGGGAGCACGGTCAACAGCTGAGGCGTGGTGGACAATTTCTCACACATGCATGGCTTCTCATGGCCTTTTTTGGCTTAACCGATCACTATCAGGTTTCGGAACCAAGAGAAATTGCCGGCCTCATTGCCAAATGA